From Woronichinia naegeliana WA131, the proteins below share one genomic window:
- the hoxU gene encoding bidirectional hydrogenase complex protein HoxU, with product MSVITLTINDTAIAVEEGATILQAAKEAGVHIPTLCHLDGVSDTAACRLCLVEIDGINKLSPACVTTVTEEMVVHTDTPKLQDYRRMTVELIFAEGNHVCAICVANGNCELQNMAIEVGMDHSRFPYRFPKREVDLSHPLFGIDHNRCILCTRCVRVCDELEGAHVWDVAYRGAECKIVSGLNQPWGTVEACTSCGKCVDACPTGSIFHKGMTTAEEHKDSEKLEFLAAARDRQQWTR from the coding sequence ATGTCTGTAATTACTCTAACCATTAACGATACCGCGATCGCCGTAGAAGAAGGAGCAACTATTTTACAGGCCGCCAAAGAAGCGGGGGTTCATATCCCGACTCTTTGCCATTTAGATGGAGTTTCTGATACCGCAGCCTGTCGTCTTTGCCTAGTGGAAATTGACGGTATTAATAAACTTTCCCCTGCCTGTGTAACAACGGTAACGGAGGAAATGGTTGTTCATACCGACACTCCCAAATTGCAAGATTATCGCCGCATGACGGTGGAATTAATTTTCGCTGAAGGCAATCACGTTTGTGCAATTTGTGTCGCGAATGGCAACTGTGAATTACAGAATATGGCGATCGAAGTGGGCATGGATCACAGTCGTTTTCCCTATCGTTTTCCTAAACGAGAAGTCGATTTATCCCATCCGCTTTTTGGCATTGATCACAATCGCTGTATTTTATGTACCCGTTGCGTGCGAGTCTGTGATGAACTTGAAGGAGCGCACGTTTGGGATGTCGCTTATCGCGGGGCAGAATGCAAAATTGTCTCTGGTTTAAATCAGCCCTGGGGGACGGTTGAAGCTTGTACTTCCTGTGGTAAATGTGTGGATGCTTGTCCGACAGGTTCGATTTTTCATAAGGGCATGACCACTGCCGAGGAACACAAAGATAGCGAAAAATTGGAGTTTCTGGCCGCAGCCCGCGATCGCCAACAATGGACACGATAG
- a CDS encoding oxidoreductase — protein MSKIRFATVWLAGCSGCHMSFLDMDEFLIDLAQLVDVVFSPVGCDLKDYPDNVDVCLVEGAIANEENLELALELRKKTKVVISFGDCAVTANVPGMRNMLKGADPVLRRSYLELGDVTPQLPDEPGIVPPLLEKVVPLHQVIPVDIFMPGCPPDAHRIRATLEPLLKGEHPLMEGREMIKFG, from the coding sequence ATGAGTAAGATTCGATTTGCAACGGTTTGGTTAGCGGGCTGCTCTGGCTGCCATATGTCCTTCCTCGATATGGACGAATTTCTAATAGATTTAGCCCAATTAGTTGATGTGGTTTTTAGTCCCGTTGGCTGTGATCTCAAAGACTATCCTGATAATGTGGATGTTTGTCTGGTTGAAGGGGCGATCGCCAACGAAGAAAATTTGGAATTGGCCCTAGAATTACGCAAGAAAACTAAAGTTGTTATTTCTTTTGGCGACTGTGCTGTGACCGCCAACGTTCCTGGAATGCGTAATATGCTAAAAGGGGCCGATCCTGTGCTACGTCGCTCCTATCTAGAATTAGGAGATGTTACGCCTCAATTACCCGATGAACCTGGTATTGTTCCACCTTTACTCGAAAAAGTTGTGCCATTACATCAAGTCATTCCCGTAGATATTTTCATGCCAGGCTGTCCCCCTGATGCCCACCGTATTCGCGCTACCTTGGAACCTCTATTGAAAGGAGAACATCCCCTTATGGAAGGCCGAGAAATGATTAAATTTGGTTAA
- a CDS encoding Ni/Fe hydrogenase subunit alpha, with translation MSRTVVIDPVTRIEGHAKISIFLNDQGNVDDARFHVVEYRGFEKFCEGRPMWEMAGITARICGICPVSHLLCAAKTGDKILAVQVPPAGEKLRRLMNLGQITQSHALSFFHLSSPDFLLGWDSDPAQRNVFGLIAADPDLARAGIRLRQFGQTIIELLGAKKIHAAWSVPGGVRSPLSEEGRQWICDRLPESKETLYVALNLFKNLLDKFQTEVAEFGKFPSLYLGLVGKNQEWEHYGGHLRFTDSDGNIVADNLSEDNYQDFIGESVEKWSYLKFPYYKPYGYPQGIYRVGPLARLNVCHHIGTPEADRELIEYRQRAGGVATSSFFYHYARLVEILASLEAIELLMDDPDILSKNCRAKAGINCLEAVGVSEAPRGTLFHHYKVDENGLIQKVNLIIATGNNNLAMNQTVAQIAKHYIHNNDVSEGFLNRVEAGIRCYDPCLSCSTHAAGQMPLQVEIVDSQGAVINSLRRN, from the coding sequence ATGTCTAGAACCGTTGTTATTGATCCCGTAACCCGTATTGAGGGCCACGCTAAAATCTCCATTTTCCTCAATGATCAAGGAAATGTAGATGATGCTCGTTTTCATGTTGTTGAGTATCGCGGTTTTGAGAAATTCTGTGAAGGCCGCCCCATGTGGGAAATGGCGGGAATTACCGCTCGCATTTGTGGTATTTGTCCCGTTAGTCATCTCCTTTGTGCGGCGAAAACAGGAGATAAAATTTTAGCGGTTCAGGTTCCTCCCGCAGGTGAAAAATTACGCCGTTTAATGAATTTAGGGCAAATTACCCAATCCCATGCCCTGAGTTTTTTCCACTTGAGTAGTCCAGACTTTCTGCTTGGTTGGGATAGTGATCCGGCTCAACGTAATGTCTTTGGTTTAATCGCGGCTGATCCCGATTTAGCTCGTGCGGGTATCCGTTTACGTCAGTTTGGTCAAACGATTATTGAATTGTTAGGTGCGAAAAAAATTCATGCAGCCTGGTCTGTTCCTGGTGGTGTGCGATCGCCGCTTTCAGAAGAAGGTCGTCAATGGATCTGCGATCGCCTACCGGAATCTAAAGAGACTTTATATGTAGCATTAAATTTATTTAAGAATTTGTTAGATAAATTTCAAACAGAAGTCGCTGAATTTGGTAAATTTCCCTCATTGTATTTGGGCTTAGTCGGCAAAAATCAGGAGTGGGAACATTATGGCGGCCACCTGCGCTTTACCGATAGCGATGGCAATATTGTCGCTGATAATTTAAGTGAAGATAATTACCAGGATTTTATTGGCGAATCCGTTGAAAAATGGTCGTATCTTAAATTTCCCTATTACAAACCCTATGGTTATCCTCAGGGAATTTATCGAGTTGGCCCTTTAGCCCGTTTAAATGTTTGTCATCACATTGGCACACCCGAAGCAGATCGGGAATTAATTGAATATCGTCAACGGGCGGGCGGTGTTGCCACCTCTTCTTTCTTCTATCACTATGCTCGTTTGGTAGAAATTCTAGCCTCATTAGAAGCCATTGAGTTGTTAATGGATGATCCTGATATTTTGTCGAAAAACTGTCGAGCAAAAGCGGGGATCAACTGTTTAGAAGCGGTTGGTGTTAGTGAAGCTCCGCGTGGCACTCTATTCCATCATTACAAAGTAGATGAAAATGGTTTAATCCAAAAGGTTAACCTGATTATTGCAACGGGCAATAATAACTTGGCTATGAATCAAACGGTTGCCCAAATTGCTAAACATTATATTCACAATAATGATGTTAGTGAAGGTTTTTTAAACCGTGTAGAAGCGGGTATTCGCTGTTATGATCCCTGCTTAAGTTGTTCTACCCACGCAGCCGGTCAAATGCCTTTACAAGTTGAGATTGTCGATAGTCAAGGTGCAGTGATTAATTCTCTGCGTCGGAACTGA
- a CDS encoding BrnA antitoxin family protein has protein sequence MRQEYDFSHGKRGAIVSSQEKTRITIYLDNEILEHFREQAEAAGMGYQTLINQVLKEHIQGDSKASLTESDLREELLALGK, from the coding sequence ATGAGACAGGAATATGATTTTTCTCACGGTAAACGGGGGGCGATTGTCTCTTCTCAGGAAAAAACTCGTATTACAATATATTTAGATAATGAGATTTTAGAACATTTTCGAGAACAGGCTGAGGCGGCTGGAATGGGTTATCAAACTTTGATTAATCAGGTTTTAAAGGAACATATTCAGGGAGATTCTAAAGCTTCTTTAACGGAAAGTGATTTACGTGAGGAGTTACTTGCTCTTGGTAAATAG
- a CDS encoding IS4 family transposase: protein MARQHPRRKGNPDLRRKTNQPGVEIPEITKELFELLEPTMFTPLKYLQGTHEKMMRDRVLNLPVMVALVLSIVYRQIAGISEAVRLLEEEGLLWVASLKVSKQAVSKRMMNVPAEIFAILLKGVLEKAAEKGKKLQVGEKWEKIREKFSAVWIADGSTLEQIRKNMKISKEEKSKLGGKIMMVVEAFTQRPVTLWYTENDKSNDKIWCEELAAKLPENGLILVDMGFFSFVWFDLLTEAKKFFLTRFRAGTSYKTKQVLSQGSHYRDEIIIMGNYRSNPCKHPVRLVSVLWGTIWYQYLTNVLSPEQLSAEEVCDLYRRRWTIEEAFLLTKRLLGLAYLWVGNKNGVQIQIICTLIFYTVLNQLVGEVAIALNQPKEKISVEMVFRSLYYVAKAIARGEKPDTVTYLAERAKLFGLVKAERKRHREKAALNQQIWEPIPLS from the coding sequence ATGGCAAGACAACATCCTCGGAGAAAAGGAAACCCAGACTTACGTCGTAAGACAAATCAGCCAGGGGTAGAAATCCCTGAAATAACAAAAGAGTTGTTTGAATTACTAGAACCCACAATGTTTACACCATTAAAATATTTACAGGGAACTCATGAGAAAATGATGAGAGATAGGGTGCTAAATTTACCAGTAATGGTGGCATTAGTGTTAAGTATAGTGTATCGTCAAATAGCGGGTATAAGTGAAGCGGTAAGACTGTTAGAGGAAGAGGGATTGCTATGGGTAGCATCATTAAAAGTAAGCAAACAGGCAGTATCAAAAAGAATGATGAATGTGCCAGCCGAAATATTTGCAATATTACTAAAAGGAGTGTTAGAAAAAGCAGCCGAAAAAGGGAAGAAGCTCCAAGTAGGAGAAAAATGGGAAAAAATAAGAGAAAAGTTTAGTGCAGTGTGGATAGCAGATGGCTCAACGCTAGAGCAGATAAGGAAAAATATGAAAATAAGTAAAGAAGAAAAGAGTAAATTGGGGGGTAAAATAATGATGGTAGTGGAAGCCTTTACCCAAAGACCCGTTACTTTATGGTACACAGAAAATGATAAATCAAATGATAAAATATGGTGTGAAGAATTGGCAGCTAAATTACCAGAAAATGGTTTAATTCTCGTAGATATGGGATTTTTTAGCTTTGTGTGGTTTGATTTGTTAACAGAAGCTAAAAAGTTTTTTCTAACCAGATTTAGAGCGGGTACATCTTACAAAACCAAACAAGTATTGTCTCAAGGTAGTCATTACAGAGATGAGATTATCATTATGGGAAATTACCGTTCTAATCCTTGCAAGCATCCGGTGAGATTAGTCTCAGTATTATGGGGAACAATCTGGTATCAGTATTTAACAAATGTGTTGTCTCCCGAACAACTGTCCGCCGAAGAGGTCTGTGATTTATATCGAAGACGATGGACAATCGAAGAAGCCTTTTTATTAACGAAAAGACTTTTAGGACTAGCCTATTTATGGGTAGGGAATAAGAATGGTGTCCAAATCCAGATTATTTGCACTTTGATTTTCTATACGGTCTTAAATCAATTGGTAGGGGAAGTGGCGATTGCTCTAAATCAACCGAAAGAAAAAATCTCAGTAGAGATGGTGTTTCGGAGTCTATACTATGTAGCGAAGGCTATTGCTAGAGGAGAAAAGCCTGATACAGTAACCTATCTGGCTGAACGTGCTAAGTTATTTGGTTTGGTCAAAGCTGAGAGAAAGCGACATCGAGAAAAGGCCGCTCTCAATCAACAAATTTGGGAACCCATTCCTTTAAGTTGA
- a CDS encoding GNAT family N-acetyltransferase, translated as MTTNPKIETERIYLRKLNLNDCSDLAKVLSDPVSMIHYGGAFSFDKVEQWIFKNTKRYETDDYGLWAMIRKSDDAFMGDCGITNQIVDGELIQEIGYHVIRNYCNMGYATESALACKIHAFKNLKIPIIYSYTRVDNLASRRVAEKIGMIETKRFMSNGHEQILYGVINKLSAQQVDAPEPATMVSPASQTSHRPAR; from the coding sequence ATGACAACAAATCCAAAAATTGAAACGGAAAGAATATATCTTCGCAAATTAAATTTAAATGATTGCAGTGATCTGGCAAAAGTTTTGTCTGATCCAGTATCTATGATTCATTATGGCGGTGCTTTTTCTTTTGATAAAGTTGAACAATGGATTTTTAAAAACACAAAAAGATACGAGACTGACGACTATGGATTATGGGCTATGATAAGGAAATCCGATGACGCATTTATGGGTGATTGCGGTATTACTAATCAAATTGTTGATGGTGAGCTAATTCAAGAAATAGGCTATCATGTCATCCGTAATTATTGCAATATGGGATATGCGACTGAATCAGCATTAGCCTGCAAAATACACGCATTCAAGAATCTGAAAATACCAATAATTTACTCATATACTAGGGTTGATAATTTAGCATCAAGAAGAGTGGCAGAAAAAATTGGCATGATTGAGACAAAACGTTTTATGTCTAATGGCCATGAACAAATATTGTATGGTGTAATTAACAAATTATCTGCCCAACAAGTCGATGCACCGGAGCCGGCCACAATGGTCTCTCCTGCTTCGCAAACATCACATCGGCCGGCCCGGTGA
- a CDS encoding putative toxin-antitoxin system toxin component, PIN family: protein MQVRSEFIFRLRLASELVEILERVDLCRDEKDNKFLEVAINGRADYLITGDNDLLVLCPFQDVKIMTVNEFLDE, encoded by the coding sequence TTGCAAGTTCGCTCTGAATTTATTTTTAGGCTGAGGTTAGCATCAGAATTAGTTGAGATTCTTGAAAGGGTTGATCTTTGTCGAGATGAAAAGGATAATAAATTTCTGGAAGTGGCGATTAATGGTAGAGCAGACTATTTGATTACAGGAGATAATGATTTATTGGTTTTATGTCCTTTTCAAGATGTTAAAATTATGACGGTTAATGAGTTTTTAGATGAGTAA
- a CDS encoding ISNCY family transposase codes for MSTDFAERKMEVNDLSFDGIVHCLNEVIGKIDDPRSVSNATKYSLREAILGAFAAFFMQNESFLEYQRQLNSRCGRDNAQSLFGLEKIPTVEQIRNIVDGVAASSLFPLFGLIYQALRSMGFLKAYEILRGNLLVAMDGTNYYSSEKVNCPCCSTKTSKQGKVTYFHQALLPVIVSPDHESVFSLPPEFITPQDGSEKQDCEQNAAKRWISNHASLFAGQKITLLGDDLYSRQPTCQHCLDHDFNFIFVCLPTSHPTLYEWLNYLEANGEVKTTQHRRWNGKYFEIWHCRYLNQIPLRDQQPALLVNWCELKIHRESDAQLLYHNSWITNHFLTPHIVLDVCRAGRTRWRTENENHNILKNRGYHLEHNFGHGKQHLASVLLTLNLLAFLLHTVLGLVDERYQRIRVQRGTRKGFFQDILSLTKYLFFELTFPVKSKIQQCKLLEALSGKGLSNDSLDRKKIF; via the coding sequence GTGTCTACTGATTTTGCAGAGAGAAAGATGGAAGTAAACGACCTAAGTTTTGACGGAATCGTTCACTGTTTAAACGAGGTCATTGGGAAGATAGATGACCCCCGTTCGGTTAGTAATGCAACGAAATATAGTCTAAGAGAGGCGATACTGGGGGCATTTGCCGCCTTTTTTATGCAAAATGAGTCATTTTTAGAGTACCAACGTCAGCTTAACAGCCGTTGTGGGCGAGATAATGCTCAGAGCTTGTTTGGACTAGAAAAAATACCAACAGTAGAACAGATTCGCAACATTGTGGATGGGGTAGCAGCGAGTAGTCTATTCCCTTTGTTTGGGTTAATTTACCAAGCATTGAGGAGCATGGGATTCTTGAAAGCCTATGAAATATTGAGGGGAAATCTTCTAGTAGCAATGGATGGGACAAATTACTACAGTTCGGAAAAAGTAAATTGTCCATGCTGTTCAACCAAAACGTCAAAACAGGGAAAAGTCACCTACTTCCATCAGGCATTATTGCCCGTGATTGTTTCCCCAGACCATGAATCAGTTTTTTCCTTACCCCCTGAATTTATTACCCCTCAAGACGGTTCTGAAAAGCAAGATTGTGAGCAAAATGCGGCGAAACGTTGGATAAGTAACCATGCTAGTTTGTTTGCGGGACAGAAGATAACTCTGCTAGGGGATGACTTGTACAGTCGTCAGCCCACTTGTCAGCACTGTCTCGACCACGATTTCAACTTTATCTTCGTCTGTTTACCGACTTCTCATCCCACACTCTATGAATGGTTAAACTATTTAGAAGCTAATGGAGAAGTCAAAACCACTCAACACCGACGTTGGAATGGGAAGTATTTCGAGATTTGGCACTGCCGTTATCTCAATCAGATTCCCCTGCGAGACCAACAGCCTGCTTTGTTGGTTAACTGGTGTGAGCTAAAAATCCACCGCGAATCCGATGCTCAACTTCTTTATCACAATAGTTGGATTACCAATCATTTTCTCACCCCTCACATCGTTCTTGATGTCTGTCGTGCTGGACGGACTCGTTGGCGCACTGAGAACGAGAATCACAATATTCTCAAAAATCGAGGCTATCACTTAGAGCATAATTTTGGGCATGGTAAACAACACCTCGCCTCTGTTTTGCTTACCTTGAATTTGCTGGCTTTTCTCTTGCACACGGTTTTAGGTTTGGTTGATGAACGTTACCAGAGAATTCGCGTCCAACGCGGCACTCGTAAGGGATTCTTTCAAGATATTCTCTCTTTGACCAAATATCTGTTCTTTGAACTGACTTTTCCCGTTAAGTCCAAAATCCAGCAATGCAAACTTCTAGAGGCTTTATCTGGCAAGGGTTTGAGTAATGATTCTCTTGACAGGAAAAAAATATTCTGA
- a CDS encoding transposase has translation MLEWWTKNFASCELGDERLNNRAFSIGKKLSEGFGKALSEVFKGGNELKRAYEFLGIRKQTLSR, from the coding sequence ATGTTGGAATGGTGGACAAAAAACTTTGCCAGTTGTGAATTGGGAGACGAGAGGCTAAACAATCGTGCCTTCTCGATTGGGAAAAAGTTAAGTGAGGGGTTTGGAAAAGCCTTATCAGAAGTGTTTAAGGGAGGAAACGAGTTAAAGAGGGCCTATGAATTTTTGGGAATCCGAAAACAGACTTTGTCAAGATAA
- a CDS encoding transposase → MWAYIQKQPQETKRLLGIEYPKLLELITYGKLLKKEFEESKTTLIKAGGGNKPKLSEEEQIVLMLVYLRHYPTFQLLGIMFEISESSAHNIFNYWQSLFGENLPASLFEQLKKLPEEIEKVKEELIQHELIVDATEQPVERPLGQEAQKPYYSGKQKRHTSKSQIIICPKIKEIVDVVIGEIGSKSDVQILRQRLAKFHQEQGFLGDKAYEGEFQLTTPKKKPKGRELSKEEKERNSWLSSRRVVVEHMIRLLKVFKVMQEKFRLRKGRYKSLISTVCGLVRLRINALILSIIKCSESGQVIEVKMSHCFLPELNLEV, encoded by the coding sequence ATGTGGGCTTATATTCAAAAACAGCCTCAAGAAACAAAGAGGTTGTTAGGAATAGAGTACCCAAAATTATTAGAGCTTATAACCTATGGCAAATTACTTAAAAAAGAATTTGAAGAAAGCAAAACCACACTGATTAAAGCAGGTGGTGGAAATAAACCGAAATTATCAGAGGAGGAGCAAATAGTTTTAATGCTAGTTTACTTAAGGCATTATCCGACCTTTCAGCTACTAGGAATAATGTTTGAAATAAGTGAATCGTCTGCCCATAATATATTCAATTATTGGCAGTCACTATTCGGAGAAAATTTACCAGCAAGTCTATTTGAACAACTAAAAAAGTTGCCAGAAGAAATAGAAAAAGTTAAAGAGGAGCTAATCCAACATGAACTAATAGTGGATGCGACAGAACAACCAGTAGAAAGACCTTTAGGGCAGGAGGCACAAAAACCATACTACTCAGGTAAACAAAAAAGGCATACCTCAAAAAGCCAAATAATCATTTGCCCAAAAATCAAGGAGATTGTGGATGTTGTGATAGGAGAAATAGGTTCAAAGAGCGATGTACAAATATTACGTCAAAGATTGGCTAAATTCCATCAAGAACAAGGCTTTCTAGGTGATAAAGCCTACGAGGGAGAATTCCAATTAACAACACCAAAAAAGAAACCAAAGGGGCGAGAATTAAGCAAAGAAGAAAAAGAAAGAAATAGTTGGTTATCGTCTCGACGAGTAGTGGTTGAACATATGATTCGATTGCTCAAAGTATTCAAAGTGATGCAAGAAAAATTTAGACTAAGAAAGGGAAGATATAAGTCATTAATCTCAACAGTATGTGGATTGGTGAGACTAAGGATAAATGCGCTGATATTAAGCATTATAAAATGTAGCGAATCAGGGCAGGTAATTGAGGTAAAGATGAGTCATTGTTTTTTGCCAGAATTGAATTTGGAGGTCTGA
- a CDS encoding DUF4277 domain-containing protein → MTQLNVKNLDHLGIIAAVVDELGLVDYINEQLQENDRAKISAGLVVKAMILNGLGFINSPLYLFREHLTFAISRNT, encoded by the coding sequence ATGACCCAATTAAACGTTAAAAATCTCGACCATTTAGGAATAATCGCGGCCGTAGTTGATGAACTAGGTCTAGTGGATTATATCAATGAACAGTTACAAGAAAATGACCGTGCGAAAATCAGTGCGGGTCTGGTGGTTAAAGCCATGATTCTCAATGGCTTAGGATTTATTAATTCTCCCTTGTATTTATTCAGGGAGCATCTCACCTTTGCAATAAGTAGAAATACTTAA
- a CDS encoding IS1634 family transposase yields the protein MTQLNVKNLDHLGIIAAIVDELGLVDYINEQLGENDRAKISAGLVVKAMILNGLGFINSPLYLFSRFFEDKPVEHLLGKGIKASDLNDDRLGRVLDLIFMAGISRLFLGICLKAVEIFKIVMKSSHLDSSSLSVQGEYKLSVEREDKESQIIHITHGYSKDKRPDLKQFVLNLVCWGDGDIPAFLELGDGNQSDKKEFAKLLKKFNEQWQFDGLYIADSALYSADNLQKLTGIYWLCSVPKTIREVQDAVSQLASEQFITTDLEGYRLTSLESEYGGVKQRWIVVDSEQKKALDLKQLTKKTEKATAQAQRQLEQLQRQEFACREDALTALSRWEKSLEWHLLQDLTVVEKCHYGHRGKPRPHEQPIRRSYHAQATFSLNSAKVQASERAAGRFVLATNQLDGDSLSDEQLLVHYKQQQGVERGFRFLKDPLFLASSVFLKTPERIMALSFIMVLCLLVYSLGQRKLRLALAEQEETVPNQLGKPTQRPTLRWIFQMLRGVHWVVLDNCPQIINLTLERERILRFFGATTCQYYLLS from the coding sequence ATGACCCAATTAAACGTTAAAAATCTCGACCATTTAGGAATAATCGCGGCGATAGTTGATGAACTAGGTCTAGTGGATTATATCAATGAACAACTAGGAGAAAATGACCGTGCTAAAATCAGTGCGGGTCTGGTAGTGAAAGCGATGATTCTCAATGGCTTAGGCTTTATCAACTCTCCTTTATATTTGTTCAGTCGTTTTTTTGAAGATAAACCAGTAGAACATCTTTTAGGAAAAGGAATAAAAGCCAGCGACCTGAATGATGACCGTTTAGGGAGAGTCTTAGATTTAATCTTTATGGCCGGCATCAGCCGTTTGTTTCTCGGAATTTGTCTAAAAGCCGTAGAAATCTTCAAAATAGTGATGAAAAGTTCCCATTTAGACTCCAGTTCATTATCGGTACAAGGGGAATATAAATTATCGGTGGAGAGAGAAGACAAAGAAAGCCAAATAATCCATATCACTCATGGCTATTCAAAGGATAAGCGACCAGACTTGAAACAATTTGTCTTGAATCTAGTCTGTTGGGGGGATGGCGACATTCCCGCTTTTCTCGAATTAGGAGATGGCAATCAAAGTGATAAAAAAGAGTTTGCTAAACTCTTGAAAAAGTTCAATGAGCAGTGGCAATTCGATGGTTTGTATATAGCAGATTCAGCCTTATACAGTGCCGATAACTTGCAAAAGTTAACCGGCATATACTGGTTATGTTCTGTGCCGAAAACGATTAGAGAAGTGCAGGATGCGGTCAGTCAATTAGCCTCGGAGCAATTCATCACAACTGATTTAGAGGGCTATCGTCTTACCTCCTTAGAAAGTGAATATGGGGGAGTCAAACAACGTTGGATAGTGGTAGATAGCGAGCAAAAAAAAGCTTTAGACCTCAAACAACTGACGAAGAAGACAGAGAAAGCAACGGCTCAAGCTCAAAGACAATTAGAACAATTACAGCGTCAGGAATTTGCTTGTCGGGAGGATGCTTTAACCGCCCTGAGCCGATGGGAGAAGAGTTTAGAATGGCATCTTCTTCAAGACCTAACTGTCGTCGAAAAATGTCATTACGGTCATCGAGGTAAACCCCGTCCCCATGAACAGCCCATTCGTCGTAGCTATCATGCCCAAGCCACTTTCAGCCTCAATAGTGCGAAAGTTCAAGCTTCAGAGCGGGCAGCAGGACGTTTTGTCTTGGCGACGAATCAGCTAGATGGAGACTCTTTGAGCGATGAGCAACTGCTTGTCCACTACAAGCAACAGCAAGGGGTAGAGCGAGGTTTTCGCTTCCTTAAAGACCCTCTGTTTTTGGCGTCCAGTGTTTTTCTCAAAACCCCTGAGCGGATTATGGCATTGAGTTTCATCATGGTGTTGTGTTTACTGGTGTACAGCTTGGGACAACGTAAACTGAGACTGGCTCTGGCAGAGCAGGAGGAGACTGTGCCTAATCAGTTGGGAAAGCCGACTCAGCGTCCGACACTGCGTTGGATTTTTCAGATGTTGAGAGGAGTTCATTGGGTTGTACTGGATAATTGTCCCCAAATAATCAATCTAACGCTTGAGCGAGAGAGGATTTTGCGCTTTTTTGGGGCTACTACTTGTCAGTATTATCTTTTGTCATAA
- a CDS encoding IS5 family transposase codes for MIHTRFTRWTKSGVWEKIFKHLAQDADNEYAMIDATIVRAHQHSAGAKNSSAEKEDIGRSKGGLSTKIHAVVDALGNPVSFFLTPGQACDLDGADVLLPNVEAEAMLGDKAYDADERVIKVLEEREIVPVIPSKSNRKEPRPYDTFLYKARHLVENFFAKLKQYRALATRYDKRTANFLGGIYLAASVIWLA; via the coding sequence GTGATTCACACGCGGTTTACGCGATGGACGAAATCAGGGGTGTGGGAAAAGATATTTAAGCATTTAGCACAGGATGCCGATAATGAATACGCAATGATAGATGCAACGATTGTGAGAGCCCATCAACACAGTGCAGGAGCAAAAAACAGTAGTGCAGAGAAAGAAGATATAGGAAGGAGTAAAGGAGGATTAAGTACGAAAATCCATGCAGTAGTGGACGCATTGGGGAATCCGGTCTCTTTTTTTCTAACGCCGGGTCAAGCCTGTGATTTAGACGGAGCCGATGTTTTGTTGCCTAACGTGGAAGCAGAAGCGATGCTAGGGGACAAAGCCTATGACGCAGACGAGAGAGTAATTAAGGTTTTAGAAGAAAGAGAGATAGTGCCTGTGATACCCTCGAAAAGTAATCGAAAAGAACCTCGCCCTTATGATACATTTTTGTATAAAGCCCGCCATTTAGTCGAAAACTTCTTTGCGAAACTCAAACAATATCGTGCGCTTGCGACTCGTTACGACAAGCGCACAGCCAATTTTCTAGGAGGCATCTATCTGGCAGCATCAGTTATATGGTTAGCGTAG
- a CDS encoding DUF29 domain-containing protein, with translation MLTQTLYDQDFYQWLEKTINQLEQKDFNDLDIDHLIEELKDLGKSDKNALESNLVILLAHLLKLKVQADAPDTMKSSWYRSIIEHRERLLMQLENIPSLKSYLPTILNTSYPKSRKLAIKEDKLAAFGIPIPDEKDYPLTCPFSLEQILNEDYYS, from the coding sequence ATGTTAACTCAAACCCTTTATGATCAAGACTTTTACCAATGGCTGGAAAAAACCATTAACCAGTTAGAACAGAAAGACTTTAATGATTTGGACATTGACCACTTAATTGAGGAGTTAAAAGACTTGGGAAAATCCGATAAAAATGCCCTAGAAAGCAACTTAGTCATTTTATTGGCCCACTTACTTAAACTCAAGGTTCAAGCTGATGCTCCAGATACCATGAAAAGCAGTTGGTATCGTTCAATAATTGAACATCGAGAACGTCTTTTAATGCAATTAGAAAATATTCCTTCTCTCAAATCTTATTTACCCACTATTTTAAATACAAGTTATCCCAAAAGCCGAAAACTGGCAATCAAAGAAGATAAACTAGCAGCCTTTGGTATTCCCATTCCCGATGAAAAAGATTATCCCCTAACTTGCCCTTTCAGTCTTGAACAAATTTTAAATGAAGACTACTATAGTTAA